The sequence AGAACTATATTACATGTTATAATCAGAGAGCATACAATACAactataaaaacatatttaaaaagataatattttatatgagtAAATAACGTAATTTAactaatattatcataaataactataaatacatacagtTTAtgcattaaattatttttattacttccATATGGGAGATCATATACATTTAGAAGCAGAACTTGAATAAgccattattatatacatataagtatttataGTCTTAACTCcaaaagttaaaatattttattatagtatattcttttgtgaaaataatataaatatgtatataaaagtttttttgTTAAGGTACACTAGATTggtaagaaataataataatatattagttaaatatatctaatagaaggtatattatataggattttaataagtattttaattatttacgaatagtataaataatacatttacttattgatttattattataatttcttcatttttgatttaatttattttataaaaatttatagaaaatttatgatgtagtaaaataagaagaaaatttatgatttttcattattgaATGGATAGAGAAGCAAATTATTGAAACAGTTTTATTctgataataattaatttaatactagattaattattattatttttttttattttattgtattatgttatattaagctttcttttaaatgcatatttttaattaaaagaaaattagaAGAGAAGTCGAAgtatttaaaaacatttcaTTTACAAATGATAAGAATAAAGTTTGGATAATTAACattcaaatattataacacagaaaaaacaattataatttttttgcttttgagatatatgttttttttatagatttaATAGAATGATatacattttacatattaaatgtattatagaTATTAAGGGAGAGAAAGTGATATAATTAATACAtcatataatgatataagtaatattagtttctttatttttcattatatttaatattttttaacagtaataatatatattttctaattatgtttaaaaaagttaaaattattaataaagaaGTATCGCTAAAATTAGTTATTATCCCcttaatataaagaataatatattacctACGTTCTATACGTCtaatattctatataaacacaatatatgaaaatattaaaaaatcttattttttattattattattttttttttaagataaataaagaaattaattaaatgttaTACTAAATATTTAACTTATATGTTTTCAATATAAGCGAACgaatcataattattttattttaatgaaaattattttgttaaaagtaacattaagataaaaattctataacataattttttggttatttttctttgttcattttgtaaatggcattattgttatatatattttattatctttttatggaaaaataaaaaataattaaaaagaaaattaataaaataaatatattatggtTTATCTTTAgaagaatattataatattatttattttttctttaatgtaTTACAATATAAAGCATCcatataatgaagaaaaaaacaaaactattgttcttaataaaaattgcaGCATTTATCCTTTCAACATGGAGAAGCAACTATGCCAGTAATCTGGTATTATGATATTATCGTAGAATATTTGCCTTATTCGTTTTTTTCTTgctttacttttatttataattttttttttctaaaatattatttatactttaaatgacaaatatttactttgtttttttagaatgtgcttaaaaaatatttggacGAAAATCACAGTAATGTTAGAAAATTAGATACAAGAATTTATCAATtactattaaaatataagcagAATCATGATTCACGTATTTTGGGCTTACAAGAAGTTATACCATATAATGGAGAGAACGAAGGAAATCATATATGTAGTAATGAAAAAAGGCAcgaagaaagaaagaaatcaTCAAATAAaagttcattaaataatttgagAATTCATAGACATggtaagaaaaataaatgttgtATTTTTgcaacaaataaatattcccatttggaacgaaaaatatttaaagaactgGATTACCagaattttcttaaaaacaacAGGATAATTAGAAATAAGTTGTAcgaaagaataatatttaagaaatatgGATTACGACTTTCTCtacctttattattattttcattattatcaatATCTCTAATATTAgatctattttttaaatgtggACTTATAAATGgactttttcaatttttgaGAAGTAATTCTTTAACTAATTGGATGAAGGGTTTTAATGAatcttcattatttaaacCCATAAGGGAATTGTGCAAAATTACTTATGGAAGAACCACGAAATCTACTATtattacacatttttttggtataataatatatattatacctTTCATCATATTAGGTGTTACTCTTATATCGGGGATTATTTACTACCAtaataaagttaaaaaatttgaaaaatttaagtttAGGAATAGGTAAAACGAATAATAAGTTGTATGCATCTTCTTGTAATAACGTCTTTCATATAAGGTAGCTTTAGTGATAACTTTTAGTcatgaaattattaaacataAATCTAAATACTTAATGTTTACAGATATTTCTGCATATATTTGAACTTCTTTATATACTACAGTAAAATACGTTCTAGACTTTTAAGTGAATTTGAagatttttttatgtttctttttgtattataaagTATTATAGCAGctcaattaaatatatttgtctAAATGTTTacgtaatatttatttaaatagttTCTTATGAGAATAATATATCTGTACATTAATAATAGTTTATAATAGaacaattaatataaatttcttgAAATCttgtattaatttatattttatctaaGAAGTCTTTTTTTCCGTTTTATAACATGTTCTAGTctaaaatgattattttttcaggttactaagaaaatatataattagttttaaattagtgataatatatagggttttatatttaatgaaataaagagAATATACATTGTTGtgttaatatgtataaatatattatttgtactaAATAGGaaacttaatatatataatacaaaatttgcTTTATGAAAAGTATCGTATAAGAtataattattgttaatactattataatgtccttttagtatttttttacatgatataaatttgaaattataaacatatattaagaatatttccttattaaatacatataatttatattcatttactATCTTACGGATTTTATgtctttataattaaaaagacatcttagaattatttaatattaaacttCATTGTGATGTTAATTACTTTTtgaaatgtataattatatatatattataaataaaaatttataaataaataaaatgtacatattttatatttattactttaataaaatattgattaaataaattaaatataaacaaatgtTAATAGATAATACACACAAAatcttttctattttttttttttaagtaataaaattatatttatgtatatatgtctataaattgttttattataattaattgtaatgaaagaaaaaacattttttctgtaattcataataatatgtagatatgtttttttttatatatttcctaaTTTTCCTGTACATAAGTGTATGATGTAATGTgctaatataattttaaacgtatataaatatacatgtttaaTATTGACAATTaatcatttatttgtaattataaggttcatattttaaataaaatgaaattaaaaaaaaaaaatatattatatatttttaaataattcagGGGTATATTAGGCTTTTTTTTGGGTGGAGGGTTACAtaagttttaattaattcaattaataaattactaatttatttgttcacGATTTAATTGAATAAgcgtaatatatattatttagaaTATCACAGTTTTactaataattttcattagaAAAATTGGCATAATaagatttttttaatagtatcaaatgaaaatattaatataatgataatatgaGTTTTAATTGTCACATATAGCTGTAAttaaaaactatttttttgtcattaaatagcatgttatattttattctttgaAAAAACATACTAGAGAGAAAATatgagaattatatatactaacTATGCTCAGTggagaaaacaaaaagactataataataattttagtaaaaaaaaaaaatatttatagtgtttttatttttaacattatgtattactgtattttattaaaatattttcttctgtatatataatatatatatgtatgtaaaataattatttcactctaatatgttttgtttttttttttaacattttatgaaattacgtcatattttttgaaaagaaattaactaaaaatttcttatcatatattctttttaatagtcgattaaaaattaataattaagaatgaatatattatatgtaaataacagaaaaaaaaggataaattaaataaagaacaTTCCTATAAGGTAGAaacgaaatatatattataaaaggaTCCTTTAATATAAGACAtaaattctaattttatcagaagaactatatattatataaaaagattatgataataaatatatttctgcAATTAATAagatttattaattatgtatttaatatttttctttaatgccatttatttttcatttacttgtatttatataatttacatgaagttaaaaatataacgtaAAATTCTTCAACGATAAAAGAATCCAGATGtatagataataaaaaatttataatgcGTACAGTTTTAAGAAAGCCATTGAAGTTTTATCATTCGTCCttctaaaaataagaaaaagtctttttttgaatttttactttgttaagtttttaatttccttatattattctcaaaagttaacatatatatgttctgttttatatgttttatctttttttaaatttcttcaattatgtatatgtacgctCTAAATTTTCCTTACGTATCTTTTTTGTTATCTCCTTTCCCTCATgtgcttttcttttttttttttctttaaaattaatttctgaaaagttaaaataataatataaaaaattattaaattttaatggaATTATTTGGCGtcagaatttttaaaaataaggaaaagtagaattataatttttccgTTTGGACAAAGTCGCTGAGTTGAGAACATAACTTATACCTGCTATAATAATTGTttaggtatatataattataattgtaaaggttattatattttcttttattagtgaactattttttgtaatatctttaagtattaaaaaaatgtgcatgcagaaattttaacaaataaaaaaaatttgtattgCTTGAATTAAGATTATCTATATGTAaccaatataaatatgatcaTCCTTAACAAAAAGCTTTCTTTTTGTAGATTACATTTACATCTATCAAGGCAACTTATTAAATGGGAAAGACTGTCACGCAGGAAAAGAAGAGAATGGAAAAGCGAAGCAATATTTGAAAAGACAATGCAAAAATGACTTAAAGGATatgaaaatgagaaaaataaaaataagtaccACATTGATTTATTGAGAATGCCAAACTTATAAATgcagtaaaaatattaaaactatTTTTGCTTTGTGCTCTTTTTATGTTAAGGAAGGAATAACAAAGATTTTTATCTAATAACAGAAtatcattatatacataatatattaactataaagaggggaaaataaaaaattctagtgtgaaactttttaaaatattttcctaatttattatttcttctcTTAATTCATAtgaaaagacaaaaaaacaCGAAAATAAgtctattattatataatttctcTGGAAAtggaaatgtaaaaattgaaaagtaTTTTATTCAAACAATATATGTCACCCATGATGTTATAGCGTGTAAATATACTTGTGTGcatgtacgtatacatatgtaaatatgtataggtgcatatatatatgtatatgagtacacttgtataatataaaacatccACTTAAATATATCCTCACATGTATCTTTCATATTTCAGAAAATAcctatttgtttttaatctttaaaaattacgTTGAATTATTTgactatattattaaaagattTGACGTAAACATTTTTTCATACATACGCAGCgggtatataaaaataataacaaaagaaACAGATGAGATGTATTTTTAATGGCttaatttatctattttatattatgacATTATTTCTTCAATATCTTATTATGACTTagcttcatatatatatgtaaatttttttttatgttgtaTCCATTATATGTGATAAGAATGAAGGAACTCATCAGAAAAAGACATGcatgaagaaaataatttgtagttaaaacatttaaaaaaaaaataaatcatataatgtatttatcGTGAGAACgaagttttatatatataaatatcatatataattttagtgAACAAGTAAGTTCATGTTTGTGTATGTACatagaattatattattgtttagtacagatatatttatgcatataatactgttgtatatatatttatatatatattttttttttcttgtaataTCTTTACGTGATTTTATTGAACTGTTAACTTTAATAAGTCTTAAACTAgtgcatataaatacatatatagaaagaaatatttgcatattatcaatatatttacGCGACACTTCTAACcatatcatattatattagtCTGTTGTAAATTTTAACAATGCGAATATGTTAATTTATCTATGAGAGAATGggatgaataataaaattctgATAAATGACAAGAGGGAATACAACTAATACATGATGTACttcgaaaaaattattttccttaaggttattaataaatgatgaaaataaaatatttgatgagacataaaaaatttttttttaacttaattGGTTGTAAACACAAATAATTTAACAGgatctatatttatttagcaTTAAAATTGCACAAGTACTTTTggttaaattaattaaagatCTGTTTACATGAATTTAATTAGAACATTCATTGTAAAGATTTGCGAAAAcatcaaaattaaataataaatgtaaaagtaTAAAGCAAAAACGTATGTGTTGTTATTTTCTTGTAATTTGATGCAGTACACCTTATACGTGCTaaatggtatatatatacttaagtGGACTTATATGtagagaaatatttttttttataatgttcactatatatatacaagcaTATAAGGaattatgcatatgtatttataaaatatatgtgccTATAACTTAggcataaaaatatgcatataaataattaaatcgtttagaaaacaaaataaaagaaaaacaaatatactattttttttttatatatatattttctgtcAAAATATTcgtttaacaaataatatttaaaaaataaaattattatgagtAATATGCATTACAGAACTTATTGAACATGAAAAATTTTCGAACATATTTACAGATTTCTTGCCTACTTTTATTGTGaaactttaatatatatcaatttcatttttaagaatataatattaagagAACTTTATTTATCTGATAACACACTAtgatttataattaaatgaagaaataaaaacacTTAAGTCATCTAAGTTtttaagttatatatttccttaaattaatacattttcatagaaatttctttaatttccttaataaaaagttattatatatatatatatatatatattttttttttatagtattaaGCTAATATACATTTGAACCAGCGCTAATGGGCagtagtatatataatagaaaaatgttttattttgttacgTCTTAAACAATAAgtacataattaaaattaataatatatttaactcttaatttaattaagcattcaaaaatatgtaaaaatattttaatgttaaagACATTTTTGTCTAGCATATCATTATCTAtagataataatttattgaatTGTGCTACTCTATATTTTTGATATGTCTGTTAGTTTACATAATCATTATTACAACCTtaaatgtatacaaatatagggattttgtaaatataaaaaaaaaaataatttttaatttttaattctgcCCTTTTCAATATGTTATCTAGTAAAAAGAAatccatattatatatttaggataatttatgtacatcATATTActcttatattaattatttgaGTGCTAATATATcttaacatattaatatattttgtataaattttttaattaaatgtgAATAAATTACATTGTTTTTggcttcatatatttataagattTTTGTATGAATAAACACTGGTTTTGAAAATGCTCTTACTAAATTCAAAATTAACCaaaattaacattaaaatttaattcattaacAATATGTTATGGGAATTTGAAAATGTATACCTTATcctataacatatattaagtatttcatatttttaaaaaatatagatggAGCTAAATAACATGATGATCatatttagatatatatacatagtcAAATTGACCAACATGTTAATAAGAATTTTCATAagttattgtttttttttttttattattgataatataatttataatattttatgaattattattttttctggatataatataatataaatatttatacttatCTTTAGTATTAGGAATCAAAATTTTGAAAGGTAATTATCACAAATTTCTATTATAATttcaatttataatatatatctatgcTGGAATTTGTTAATATGCATATTACGTTTTTAACCAATAAATTAAAGGTAgaaaacatttattataacacATTCATAGTTGATTTAATtagattttataaaaatcaaatatttatgaagaaataaaaacataacgggtaaaatatttatttcattcttgatatatttaaacatatacattatttatttacactTATTCAGATAAtggtaaattttttacatcaATTTCtgtaacttttattttttcattattaaatttcatctaaatatataaatatgattaaaaaaaaaaataaagcttagtttaaattaaaaatatttcatttatatataatattacaaattatacataactaaaaatataaatttggaaagttatatagaaaatataaaagataagTCTTTAATTACgtgtaatatatgtattttttaatatattcga comes from Plasmodium malariae genome assembly, chromosome: 7 and encodes:
- the PmUG01_07050400 gene encoding fam-l protein → MKKKTKLLFLIKIAAFILSTWRSNYASNLNVLKKYLDENHSNVRKLDTRIYQLLLKYKQNHDSRILGLQEVIPYNGENEGNHICSNEKRHEERKKSSNKSSLNNLRIHRHGKKNKCCIFATNKYSHLERKIFKELDYQNFLKNNRIIRNKLYERIIFKKYGLRLSLPLLLFSLLSISLILDLFFKCGLINGLFQFLRSNSLTNWMKGFNESSLFKPIRELCKITYGRTTKSTIITHFFGIIIYIIPFIILGVTLISGIIYYHNKVKKFEKFKFRNR